The sequence below is a genomic window from Clostridium sp. BJN0001.
TTAAACTTGAAGATAAAAAAGTAAATGCTAATATGACTTTTAACAAAGGAACTCTTCATGGCAAAGACATCGTTGCTGTTGTATGTGGAATAGGTAAAGTAAATGCTGCTATCTGCACTCAGATACTTATATCAGAATACAAAGCAGACAAAATAATAAATGTAGGCGTTGCTGGAGGAATAGGTAAAGACATATATCCAGGAGATATTATTATAGCTGAAAATCTTGTTCAGCATGATATGGATACATCTGCATTTGGAGATAAAATAGGTCAGATTCCAAGACTTGATACATATGATTTTAAATGTGATAAGACAATGATTGATATTGCAGAAAAAGCATGTAAATCTATTGGAAATTTAAAATATTTTCGTGGAAGAATTGCATCAGGTGATCAATTTATTGCAGATATCGAAAAAATAAAATGGCTTTACAAAGAATTTGGTGCTATATCATGTGAAATGGAAGGTGCAAGCATAGCACAGGTATGTTATCTTAGCAGTATTCCATTCGTTGTAATAAGATCAATATCTGATAATGCTAATAATGGTGCTCATATGGATTATCAAAAATTTATACCTATAGCCGTTAAAAATTCAACACAGATTATAAATAAAATGATTGAATTAATATAAAAAAATAGCTTCTGATATAAGTTCAGAAGCTATTTTAAAAATTCTATTTATAATTTATTTTTAAAAAAGTTGTGCTACTTTCTTAGCAATTCTTTCTCCAAATATTCTTGCATCTTCATCTTCATTTTCTGAAATTTCATTTATATGAACATAACCTATATGAGTTTTAGGTTTTCCAAATGCTACTCCACCTGAATAAATTACCATTCCTTTTACCATCATATGATTTACTACTGCTAAAAGAGCTATATCAGCTCCTCCTGTAACTACATTTGCTGTTGAGAATACAGCACCAAGTTTTCCTTCAAGATTTAATGAGCCTGACTCATCAAACCATTTCTTTAATTCCCATGACATATTAGCATAATATGTTGGTGTTCCAAATATTATACCATCTGCTTCTTTTAAGTAATCTTTATCTATATTATCTATATTCATTGTTTTAACTTCAATATTATCTACTCTTTTAGTACCTTCTGCAATCAAATTTGCAACCTTTTCAGTTTTTCCTGTTCTACTTACATATAATATTGCAATTTTCATTTATATATTTCCCCCTCTAAGTTTATAATATTTTCATATTAGCATACTATAAATAATTAATCAATTTTACTCTACTATATATTATATCCTAAATCTCACTTAATTATTTTCTAAGAGTTAAAAGCTTATCTTTTAGCTGATTTTCTATATCTGTTAATTCTTTTTCTGCTTCTATTCTCTTTTGCTTACCTTCTGTCTGAATTCTAAGCACTTCATCAAGTGTTGATATAAGAGATTCATTAGTATTTTTAAGAGTCTCAATATCTACAATTCCACGTTCAGATTCCTTAGCAGTTTCAATTGTTGACATCTTTAATACTTCTGCATTCTTCTTTAAAAGCTCATTTGTCATATCTGTTACTTCTCTTTGTGCCTTAGCTGCATTAGCTGAATGAGCAACACCGAGTGCCAAAACCATCTGGCTCTTCCATAAAGGAATTGTATTTACAATTGTAGACTGTATCTTCTCTGACATAAGCGAATCGTTATTTTGCACAAGTCTTATCTGTGGAGCCATCTGTATAGAAATCATTCTTGTAAGTTCAAGGTCATGTATTTTTTTCTCAAAGCGATTACACATAGATAAAAAATCATTCATAGTCTGAGCATCTTCTGGCAGACCGCTACTTTCAGCTTTCTGTTTAAGAATTGGGAGTTCCTCATTTTGAACTTTTTCAATTTTTTTCTTTCCTGCTAAAATGTACATTGATAATTCTTTAAAATAAACCTTATTTGTATCGTACATTTTGTCTAGCATCGCAATATCTTTTAAAAGCTGAATTTGATGTTTTTCAAGCATATTGCATATATTATTTATATTTCCTTCTACTTTTGTATATTTTGTTTTAAGTGCTGCAATTTTATTTTTTTGTTTATTAAAAAAGCCAAATATTCCTTTTTTCTGATTATCATCTTCAAATGTTTTTAATTGACCTACAACATCAGTAAGCATATTTCCCACTTCGCCAAGATCTTTTGTTCTAACATTATTTAAAGCTGTTTCAGAAAAGTCAGCAATTTTCTTCTGTGCACCAACACCATATTGAAGTATAGAATTTGAATTTTTAATATCTATTTTTTCCACAAAATTATCAACCATCTGTTTTTCTTCATCTGAAAGATACTTTTCATCATCAAACTTTTTAATCTGAGTTTTTTCATTTTGTGTTTCAATCACATTTTCTTCCTGAACAAATGGATCATCGAATTTAAGCTCAGGAACTTTCATTTCCTTCTCATCATTCATAATAAAATTTTCCTTTCATTAACCAGATTTTACTTTTCAAAATCTCCTTTAGTAAGTCCTTCCTGCTTAAGTAATGTATACATAACAGAAATATCAGTAGACACGTCCATTGCAACATCTTCAAATAAATTGTCAAAAAGCTTTAAGAACGAATCATTTATAACATCTAACATGTTTTCTATTTCTTCCTTTGTCTTTACTATATTGTCAGATTGAACATCTTCGGCGTCTAATGATTTATACTCATTTAAAAGTTTTAATGTAGTAGGAAGATAATAATTTATAAACTTATCCACCTCATTAACTTTTTCAGGATTTTCTTTTATACACTCTAGTATTCTTCTTATAATATTCTGAAGTTTATTAAGCTTTTCATTCACTTTTTCATTTTTGATAAAAGAATTTATATCACTTATCTCTTTAATATACTTCTCTCCTGTTTCAACTACTAAACGAAGCTGCTTTTTTTGAGGATCAGCCATCTCTGCTTTTTCCTGCTCTTCCCTTTTGATTCTTTCTTCCTTTTCTTTTTCAAGATTATTTTGAAGGTTTATATATTCATCATAAGCACTATCATTTAGCATAAAATAAGTCTCATCTTCTGAAATATGTCCTTCAGGAAACATCTCAAGTCTAATCATATCTCTTACATCTTTTACTATAAATTTCTCTTTCTTATTTACAGATTCAGAAAATTGTTTTATAGTACAATATTCATGGCTTTGAAGTATTTCTACATATTTTTTAAATCTTTTTATTCTATTTCTTGTTTTTAATCCACTACCTATTAAAATCATACCAACTAAAGAAAATATAATAGATAAACTCATACCAGCAACTAACCACCAAAAGAATTTCATTTGCAATATAAAAAACAATACTCCTATACTTAAAATTGACAAGAAAAATAAAGTAAAAAGTATCCATCCAAAAGTCAAGTATAATATTGATGCTACATTTCCAGGAATCTTTGAACATATATAAGCTGATATTTTTACATCTTCAGGTTCAGATGAAGAATTATCATTTGTATATTCGTTTTCTTTATTACACCTATCATTAAATTTATTTTTATATCCTTTAAATGTATGCTTTATATCATGAAAAGTAGATGAATCTAAAGCCCTATCAACAGAGTTTAATATCTGCTCCTCTAAATCTCGAAAATATCTTCTATACATCTAGACGTGTTCTCTCCTCTCACTTCTTTGAATAAATTCCGTATAATTTTATTATATATTTGATTACTATTTATGTAAATAAGAAAAAAAGTCTGAATATATATAAGTAGGCAATAAATACTACGTACATAAATACATAGAGTCACCATTATCTAGCGACTTACATTTATTTTGTTTTTTACATTCATCTAGAAATTTTATAAGTGGTATTGGAAGGTTTCTAATACCTTGTTTCCAATATAATTAATTCAACCGCTTAAAATTAAAATTTATCTTTTCTTAATACACATCCCTACAATCATGCCAAGGAGAATACCAAAACTTATTCCATAAGAAAGTGTCACAATCCCTAATAAACTCAATACACTTCCAAAGCATATTCCTAAACACGTTCCAGCAGACATATAATTATTTCCATCTTCTTTATTAATTGATTTCTCCCCATTCATACCTTTCTGTTTTTTGATACTTAATTCACCTTTTTTGTTCAAATTTGATAACGCAACTGCAGCTGCAATTCCCATAACAACCCAAGGCAATGCTTCCAATAAAAAATCTGCCATTTTATTATCCTCCTTAAAATTATAATTTGTACTTTCATCCACAAAGTTTACTTTCTCATTTGAAATGTTTTGATTTTTAACAAAGCTTTATTTTCTCTTTGGGAAATGTAAAATTATTTAAGTAAATCATTTTTTCTTCTTTACATAAATTGGGGTTAAACTTCCACCCCTTTTGACTTATAGTTAAATACTTTCCTATTATTATCAATGCAAAAAATATAAAACTCCGGGCCTCGAAGGTTTCCGGAGTATGATCCAATATTATTATATTTACTTTAATTCGTGAATGAATAATCCACTTCTAAGCTTAGGTTCAAACCATGTAGACTTAGGAGGCATTACTTCACCAATATCTGCAACATTCATTATGTCGTGAACTTCAGTAGGATACATTGAAAATGCAATTTTCATATCAGAATTCACTCTTTTTTCAAGTTCCTTAATTCCTCTTATTCCACCTATAAAATCAATTCTATCAGATGTTCTTACATCTTTAATTCCTAAAATAGGAGTTAAAATATTGTTTTGAAGTATCGCAACATCTAATTGATCTATAGCATCATCAGGATCAAATGAACCTTTCTTTGCCTCTAAAGTATACCATTCATTTTCAATATCCATACCAAAAGTATGCTTCTTTTCAGGCTTTACTGGTTTATTTCCTTCAGATTTTTTAACAATAAAGTTCTCACTTATTTTGTCTAAAAGCTCTTCTTTTGTATATCCATTTAAATCTTTAACAACTCTGTTATAATCCATTACCATTAAATCATTATCTGGAAATGCAACTGCTAGAAAATAATTAAATTCTTCATCGCCAGTATAGTTAGGATTCTGTTTTCTTCTCTTTAAACCAACTTTGACAGCAGAAGCACTTCTATGGTGTCCATCTGCTATATAAAGATTATCTATTTCTTTAAATAAATCAATAAGCTCATTTATTATGATCTCATTATCTATAACCCATACAATATGAGTAATTCCATCATCAGAAGTAAAATCATATATTGGCTTTCTCTTGCTTTCATTTTCAACCCATGCTTCAATAATTTCAGAAGCTATCTGATCTTCTTTATAAGTTAAGAAAATTGGTCCTGTATTTGAATCACAATAGTCAACATGATTTATTCTGTCTTGTTCTTTATCCGCTCTTGTAAATTCATGTTTCTTTATTACATTGCTTAAATAATCATCTATTGATGCACAGAAAACTATTCCAGTCTGAGCTCTTCCATTCATTATCTGTCTATAAATATATAAACATGGCTTTGCATCCTGAATAAATTGTCCCTTATCTATCATTTCATTAAGATTACTTTTTGCTTTTTCATATACTCTTTTATCATGAACATCTATTGATGGATCTAAATCAATTTCCGCCCTGTCAACATGTAAAAATGAATATGGGTTTCCTTTAACCATCTCTCTTGCTTCTTCACTATTCATAACATCATATGGAAGTGCAGCAATTTTTGATGCAAGTTCGGGTATCGGCCTTATTGCTCTAAATGGTCTTAGTACTGTCATTTATTATTCCTCCAATCATTTAAATAAAATCAGTAAAAGATATTCTTTTACTGATTTTTAATAGCTAATATTAAAGCTTAAAAAATTCTTTTAATACTGAAACTACTTCTTCACCAATTCTTGTTTGTGCTTCTTTTGTAGAAGCTCCAATATGTGGAGTAACACTTACCTTTGGATTATTTATTAATTTTTCATTATTTGTAGGTTCTTTTTCATAAACATCGATTCCTGCTCCTGCGATTTCATCATTATCTAAGGCTTCAAGAAGTGCTGCTTCATCAACGACCTTACCTCTTGCACAGTTTATTACAAATGCAGTCTTTTTCATTAATGCTAATTCTCTCTTGCCGATTAATGATCCAGCATTTTTATCATAAGGTACATGAAGAGATATAAAATCTGAAACTTTTAATAAATCTTCTAAAGATTTAAATTCATATGGAAGCTTATCATCTTTTCCAAATATGTCAGTATAGACAACTTTCATTCCTAAAGCAGTAGCTTTTTCTGCTAAAGAACGACCAATTCTTCCCATTCCAACTATTCCTAATGTTTTTCCTAAAATTTCTACGCCTTTATACTTTTTCTTATTCCATTCACCATTTCTCATGGTAACATTTGAAATTGCAACATATCTTGCTAATGCAAACATATGAGCAAGAGCTAGTTCTGCAACTGAGTTAGAACTTGCATGTGGAGTATTTCTTACAGTTAATCCCTTACTTTCAGCATACGCTTTATCAATATTATCAATACCTACGCCTGCTCTTACTACTAACTTTAAGTTGCCCCCATTTTCAGAATCAATTACATCTTTTGTGATTTTTGTAGCTGATCTTATAACAACAGCATCAAAATCCTTTAACTTTTCTCCTAAAGAATCTTGATCAATATGATCATTTACCACTTCTACTCCTAAGTTTTTTAGTGTCTCGATAGCTTGATCCTGAAGTCCATCATTTGTCAATACTTTTAACATTTAAAAATCCCCCTCTAAAATTGCTAAAACTACTCGCTCAATACTTAAAAACTTATTACTAATTTAAAACTTAAAACTTATTCTATATTTTACTCCTTATTTGTATTAACTTCAATATCTATTTTCATTTTGATCTTCATCAAAATATAATACTGATTCTGTTTCTCTACAATATTTTACACATATACATTGTCCAAAATTTCTAGGACACTTATAGCATAAACATCTAATATCTTTTCCATCACATTTTCCACTTTTTAAATCAGGGCAATATTTACAATTCACCCCATTACCTGCTGCCATATTTATTCCTCCTTTGTTTTATATATAGTAAAACTGCTTATGATAAATATTCATAAGCAGTTCTTATTTGCAAATATTCTCAACTTTCCAAAGTCCTCTGTCACATAAATAATTGTATCACGATTAGCATTATTATACCAGGTATTCCTAAAAATCCAGCTATAAGAGCAGTTATCGCATTTATCGGAAGTGAAAAATTTATTAAACTTCCTGCAAAATTAAACGCAAAAAGCATAATAACACCAATAACTCCATTGAGTAATATTTTTATCGGCCACTTTATAAACTTTATAAATACATATAATAAAAGTATGCCAGCCAGTCCATAAATTAAATATTGTTCACCCATAAAAATCTCCTATTTTTTCTAAAGAGTATACATCCTATCAACTATATAATCTGTACTTACAGTAATACCACGTTTTCTTGCAACAGATATAAGATACTCATATCGCTTTTTAGCTGCTTCTTCCGTAAAGATAGCAAGTTCAATTAGTTTAAAATCATTAACATTATTAAACATACTTCTTGCAACATCAAGTTCCATCTTTGCATTTTCCATATCAGAAATAAGTTTCCTATCCGCATCTAGTACTGTCGATTTATTAAATAGAAATTTAAAAACGCCATCTCTATTCATAAATATCCCTCCAACATTTCTTATTATAAG
It includes:
- a CDS encoding 5'-methylthioadenosine/adenosylhomocysteine nucleosidase — translated: MIGIIAAMSEELEILLKDIKLEDKKVNANMTFNKGTLHGKDIVAVVCGIGKVNAAICTQILISEYKADKIINVGVAGGIGKDIYPGDIIIAENLVQHDMDTSAFGDKIGQIPRLDTYDFKCDKTMIDIAEKACKSIGNLKYFRGRIASGDQFIADIEKIKWLYKEFGAISCEMEGASIAQVCYLSSIPFVVIRSISDNANNGAHMDYQKFIPIAVKNSTQIINKMIELI
- a CDS encoding NAD(P)H-dependent oxidoreductase, whose translation is MKIAILYVSRTGKTEKVANLIAEGTKRVDNIEVKTMNIDNIDKDYLKEADGIIFGTPTYYANMSWELKKWFDESGSLNLEGKLGAVFSTANVVTGGADIALLAVVNHMMVKGMVIYSGGVAFGKPKTHIGYVHINEISENEDEDARIFGERIAKKVAQLF
- a CDS encoding toxic anion resistance protein, whose amino-acid sequence is MNDEKEMKVPELKFDDPFVQEENVIETQNEKTQIKKFDDEKYLSDEEKQMVDNFVEKIDIKNSNSILQYGVGAQKKIADFSETALNNVRTKDLGEVGNMLTDVVGQLKTFEDDNQKKGIFGFFNKQKNKIAALKTKYTKVEGNINNICNMLEKHQIQLLKDIAMLDKMYDTNKVYFKELSMYILAGKKKIEKVQNEELPILKQKAESSGLPEDAQTMNDFLSMCNRFEKKIHDLELTRMISIQMAPQIRLVQNNDSLMSEKIQSTIVNTIPLWKSQMVLALGVAHSANAAKAQREVTDMTNELLKKNAEVLKMSTIETAKESERGIVDIETLKNTNESLISTLDEVLRIQTEGKQKRIEAEKELTDIENQLKDKLLTLRK
- a CDS encoding 5-bromo-4-chloroindolyl phosphate hydrolysis family protein, with protein sequence MYRRYFRDLEEQILNSVDRALDSSTFHDIKHTFKGYKNKFNDRCNKENEYTNDNSSSEPEDVKISAYICSKIPGNVASILYLTFGWILFTLFFLSILSIGVLFFILQMKFFWWLVAGMSLSIIFSLVGMILIGSGLKTRNRIKRFKKYVEILQSHEYCTIKQFSESVNKKEKFIVKDVRDMIRLEMFPEGHISEDETYFMLNDSAYDEYINLQNNLEKEKEERIKREEQEKAEMADPQKKQLRLVVETGEKYIKEISDINSFIKNEKVNEKLNKLQNIIRRILECIKENPEKVNEVDKFINYYLPTTLKLLNEYKSLDAEDVQSDNIVKTKEEIENMLDVINDSFLKLFDNLFEDVAMDVSTDISVMYTLLKQEGLTKGDFEK
- a CDS encoding DUF1015 family protein, producing MTVLRPFRAIRPIPELASKIAALPYDVMNSEEAREMVKGNPYSFLHVDRAEIDLDPSIDVHDKRVYEKAKSNLNEMIDKGQFIQDAKPCLYIYRQIMNGRAQTGIVFCASIDDYLSNVIKKHEFTRADKEQDRINHVDYCDSNTGPIFLTYKEDQIASEIIEAWVENESKRKPIYDFTSDDGITHIVWVIDNEIIINELIDLFKEIDNLYIADGHHRSASAVKVGLKRRKQNPNYTGDEEFNYFLAVAFPDNDLMVMDYNRVVKDLNGYTKEELLDKISENFIVKKSEGNKPVKPEKKHTFGMDIENEWYTLEAKKGSFDPDDAIDQLDVAILQNNILTPILGIKDVRTSDRIDFIGGIRGIKELEKRVNSDMKIAFSMYPTEVHDIMNVADIGEVMPPKSTWFEPKLRSGLFIHELK
- a CDS encoding D-2-hydroxyacid dehydrogenase; translated protein: MLKVLTNDGLQDQAIETLKNLGVEVVNDHIDQDSLGEKLKDFDAVVIRSATKITKDVIDSENGGNLKLVVRAGVGIDNIDKAYAESKGLTVRNTPHASSNSVAELALAHMFALARYVAISNVTMRNGEWNKKKYKGVEILGKTLGIVGMGRIGRSLAEKATALGMKVVYTDIFGKDDKLPYEFKSLEDLLKVSDFISLHVPYDKNAGSLIGKRELALMKKTAFVINCARGKVVDEAALLEALDNDEIAGAGIDVYEKEPTNNEKLINNPKVSVTPHIGASTKEAQTRIGEEVVSVLKEFFKL
- a CDS encoding pro-sigmaK processing inhibitor BofA family protein, whose protein sequence is MGEQYLIYGLAGILLLYVFIKFIKWPIKILLNGVIGVIMLFAFNFAGSLINFSLPINAITALIAGFLGIPGIIMLIVIQLFM
- a CDS encoding YaaL family protein; the protein is MNRDGVFKFLFNKSTVLDADRKLISDMENAKMELDVARSMFNNVNDFKLIELAIFTEEAAKKRYEYLISVARKRGITVSTDYIVDRMYTL